A part of Daphnia pulex isolate KAP4 chromosome 6, ASM2113471v1 genomic DNA contains:
- the LOC124196338 gene encoding palmitoyltransferase ZDHHC16B-like — MGKLKMRFISKLALFSNFVISRITRKQIWKKVRQKISNIPQLSVDWDSVTDRFIEPIIWVVDHFADSLGRIFVTLVWLLIQFVVGVAYWIGLSFYWNISAELTIALVIFGHWILLNVVFHYYMALITPPGNPPNVDQIPHIKARCKKCQSAKPERTHHCSICRTCILRMDHHCPWLNNCVGHFNHRYFFLFMAYVVLGMIFLFIFGAPVILHELSNFDPSEPIGYPVFSNGSHVHPVQVEEVAPAPRPRSLRRAVAVTEAILCAGVLAALSALVGWHARLISRGETSIENLTNKDDREAKRLEGNVFVNPHDYGTYENWRIFLGLSEGRTWWCVFFPSVHPPRGDGISWNFKNDLTHVSYK, encoded by the exons AtggggaaattgaaaatgagattcaTATCAAAGCTTGcccttttttccaattttgtcaTATCCAG AATCACAAGGAAACAGATATGGAAGAAAGTACGACAGAAGATTAGCAATATCCCTCAACTGTCAGTAGACTGGGATTCAGTAACTGACCGGTTTATTGAACCAATAATATGGGTGGTCGATCATTTCGCCGATTCCCTAGGAAgg atatttgtCACTCTAGTCTGGCTCTTGAttcaatttgttgttggtgttgcatATTGGATTGGACTCTCATTTTATTGGAACATCAGTGCAGAGCTCACCATCGCCCTTGTGATATTTGGGCATTGGATTTTACTTAATGTAGTATTTCACTACTACATGGCTTTAATAACACCTCCAGGAAACCCTCCAAAT GTAGACCAAATTCCCCACATTAAAGCTCGCTGTAAAAAGTGTCAGTCAGCCAAACCTGAGCGAACTCATCACTGCTCAATTTGTCGGACTTGTATCCTCAGGATGGACCAT CACTGCCCTTGGTTGAATAACTGTGTTGGCCATTTCAACCAccgatatttttttcttttcatggcGTACGTTGTACTAGGaatgattttccttttcattttcggaGCCCCAGTCATT CTTCACGAATTATCAAATTTCGATCCTTCGGAACCAATAGGATACCCAGTATTCAGTAACGGATCTCATGTGCATCCAGTG CAGGTAGAAGAAGTAGCTCCAGCACCTCGACCAAGATCACTGAGAAGGGCTGTCGCTGTAACGGAGGCAATACTCTGTGCCGGAGTTTTAGCTGCCTTGAGTGCCTTAGTTGGGTGGCACGCCAGACTTATATCCAGAGGGGAAACGAGCATTGAAAATTTGACTAACAAAGATGACCGCGAAGCTAAACGATTAGAAGGAAATGTCTTTGTCAACCCACATGACTACGGTACTTATGAAAATTGGCGGATATTTCTTGGGCTCTCTGAAGGAAG AACATGGTGGTGCGTTTTCTTTCCATCTGTTCATCCTCCACGAGGTGACGGAATCTCATGGAACTTCAAAAATGATCTGACTCATGTTTCTTACAAATGA
- the LOC124196148 gene encoding LOW QUALITY PROTEIN: uncharacterized protein LOC124196148 (The sequence of the model RefSeq protein was modified relative to this genomic sequence to represent the inferred CDS: substituted 1 base at 1 genomic stop codon) gives MFLFDLVPNSVVVGVILIVALKIYFEISMGVCKSTKRLDGKTIIITGANSGIGKETAIDLALRGGRIILACRDLEKAALAKDDIVEKSENHNIVIKLLDLASLDSVREFAADVLKNEPKLHILINNAGCAFIGKKMTKDGLENQMQTNYFGHFLLTNLLIGLMIKTAESEEECTRVINVSSYANNFCKNLDLNDLNFVHDSTAGTLWAPFKIYGASKLCNILFSKELSNKLERHGKAVTVNSLHPGAVLTEFGRFSKVVTVVMRIFASFLKSPKEGAQTTIYLAVADDVANVTGQYFCDCKIAEPSKLAQDDGIAKKLWEISETIVKLEPTEKYFFIIVAIISFDTIQVFGSVGNKHNQPIPNLDVKIRLAQFNPFQMFLFNFDFPNSVILGTIFIVTIKIYSEVIKGSCRSKKRLEGKTIIITGANTGIGKETALDLALRGGRIILACRDLKKASXAKDDIVEKSGNLNVSIKKLDLASLDSVREFAGDVLKNEPKLHILINNAGCAGIEKRRTVDGLENQMQTNHFGHFLLTNLLIGLMIKTAESEEECTRVINVSSYANNFCKNLDLNDLNFVHDSTAGTLWAPFKIYGASKLCNILFSKELSNKLERHGKAVTVNSLHPGAVLTEFGRFSTVVTVVMRIFASFLKSPKEGAQTTIYLAVADDVANVTGQYFCDCKIAEPSKLAQDDGIAKKLWEISETIVKLEPTEKYF, from the exons atgtttttgtttgatttggtCCCCAATAGTGTCGTTGTTGGCGTCATTTTAATAGTGGCcttgaaaatatattttgaaatttcaatggGAGTTTGTAAAAGTACGAAGAGACTTGATGGGAAAACAATTATCATTACAGGTGCGAATAGTGGTATCGGTAAAGAAACTGCCATTGATCTCGCACTAAGAGGTGGTCGTATAATTTTAGCCTGTCGAGATTTGGAAAAAGCAGCTCTCGCAAAAG ATGatattgttgaaaaatcagaaaaccaCAATATAGTAATCAAGCTACTTGATTTGGCCTCTTTGGATTCTGTCAGAGAATTTGCAGCTGATGTGTTGAAAAATGAGCCCAAACTACATATTCTCATCAACAATGCTGGATGTGCTTTTattggaaagaaaatgacaaaggATGGTTTAGAAAACCAAATGCAAACTAACTactttggccattttttgcTTACAAATTTGTTGATAG GTTTGATGATCAAGACTGCTGAATCGGAAGAAGAATGTACTCGCGTCATCAACGTCAGCTCCTATGCCAACAACTTCTGTaaaaatttggatttaaaTGATCTGAATTTTGTTCATGACAGTACAGCGGGGACACTGTGGGcaccttttaaaatttacggAGCGTCGAAGCTGTGTAACATTCTCTTCAGCAAAGAACTTTCCAACAAGCTCGAACGCCATG GAAAAGCTGTTACTGTGAATTCTCTTCACCCAGGAGCAGTGTTAACTGAATTTGGCCGTTTTTCCAAAGTAGTCACCGTTGTTATGAGAATCTTCGCCTCCTTTTTGAAG TCTCCAAAAGAAGGCGCACAAACCACAATTTATTTGGCGGTCGCCGACGATGTTGCAAACGTGACAGGACAATATTTCTGCGATTGCAAG ATTGCTGAACCTTCAAAGTTGGCTCAAGATGATGgaattgcaaaaaaattgtggGAAATTAGCGAAACGATCGTTAAGTTGGAACCgacggaaaaatatttt TTTATCATCGTTGCCATAATAAGTTTTGACACTATTCAAGTCTTCGGCAGTGTTGGAAATAAACACAATCAAC CAATCCCTAACTTGGATGTGAAGATTCGTCTTGCTCAATTCAATCCtttccaaatgtttttgtttaattttgattttcccaaCAGTGTCATTTTGGGCACCATTTTTATTGTgactataaaaatatattcaGAAGTCATCAAGGGATCCTGTAGAAGCAAGAAAAGACTTGAAGggaaaacaattattattacaggTGCGAATACTGGCATCGGTAAAGAAACTGCCCTAGATCTCGCACTAAGAGGTGGTCGTATAATTTTAGCCTGTCGAGATCTGAAAAAAGCAAGTTAAGCTAAAG aTGACATTGTTGAAAAATCCGGAAACCTTAATGTATCAATCAAGAAGCTTGATTTGGCCTCTTTGGATTCTGTCAGAGAATTTGCAGGTGATGTATTGAAAAATGAGCCCAAACTACACATCCTCATCAACAATGCTGGATGTGCTGGGATTGAGAAAAGAAGGACTGTGGATGGTTTAGAAAACCAAATGCAAACTAACCactttggccattttttgcTTACAAATTTGTTGATAG GTTTGATGATCAAGACTGCTGAATCGGAAGAAGAATGTACTCGCGTCATCAACGTCAGCTCCTATGCCAACAACTTCTGTaaaaatttggatttaaaTGATCTGAATTTTGTTCATGACAGTACAGCGGGGACACTGTGGGcaccttttaaaatttacggAGCGTCGAAGCTGTGTAACATTCTCTTCAGCAAAGAACTTTCAAACAAGCTCGAACGCCACG GAAAAGCTGTTACTGTGAATTCTCTACACCCAGGTGCAGTGTTAACTGAATTTGGTCGTTTTTCCACAGTAGTCACCGTTGTTATGAGAATCTTCGCCTCCTTTTTGAAG TCTCCAAAAGAAGGCGCACAAACCACAATTTATTTGGCGGTCGCCGACGATGTTGCAAACGTGACAGGACAATATTTCTGCGATTGCAAG ATTGCTGAACCTTCAAAGTTGGCTCAAGATGATGGAATTGCCAAAAAATTGTGGGAAATTAGCGAAACGATCGTTAAGTTGGaaccaacagaaaaatatttttaa